The Arachis hypogaea cultivar Tifrunner chromosome 14, arahy.Tifrunner.gnm2.J5K5, whole genome shotgun sequence genome has a segment encoding these proteins:
- the LOC112740777 gene encoding serine/threonine-protein kinase RIPK — protein sequence MKMTLSSLFLSCYKGGDHSDYPPQSPKKSNNKVVATKGHSSGTSTTRSGSNRVSVTDLSFPSATTLSEEISISLAGTNLYVFTLAELKIITQSFSSSNFLGEGGFGPVHKGFIDDKVRPGLKAQPVAVKLLDLDGTQGHKEWLTEVVFLGQLSHPHLVNLIGYCCEEEHRLLVYEYLPRGSLENQLFRRYSASLPWSTRMKIAVGAAKGLSFLHEQKKPVIYRDFKASNILLDSDYNAKLSDFGLAKDGPEGDDTHVSTRVMGTQGYAVPEYVMTGHLTAMSDVYSFGVVLLEMLTGRRSVDKGRPSREQNLVEWARPALNDSRKLGRIMDPRLEGQYSEMGAKKAAALAYQCLSHRPRNRPSMPAVVKILEPLQDYDDVPIGPFVYTVPNHDDTNTTTDAQTPKERKRTHHRRHPLKSPKSSPDSHNHNADDKSN from the exons ACCCACCACAGTCTcctaagaaatcaaacaacaaAGTGGTGGCAACCAAGGGTCATAGTAGCGGTACTAGTACTACTAGGAGCGGTTCTAACAGAGTTTCGGTTACCGATTTGAGTTTTCCAAGCGCTACCACGCTCTCTGAGGAGATCTCCATATCTCTAGCAGGGACCAACCTTTATGTGTTCACACTCGCCGAACTCAAGATCATTACTCAGAGCTTCTCATCAAGTAACTTTCTTGGTGAAGGAGGCTTCGGACCTGTCCACAAAGGCTTCATTGATGATAAGGTAAGGCCTGGTCTTAAGGCTCAGCCTGTTGCTGTTAAGCTTTTGGATTTGGATGGAACTCAGGGCCACAAGGAGTGGTTG ACTGAAGTTGTGTTTCTGGGTCAACTGAGTCACCCGCACCTTGTGAATTTGATTGGATACTGCTGTGAAGAGGAACATAGGCTTCTGGTGTATGAGTATTTACCACGAGGCAGCTTAGAGAATCAACTCTTTAGAA GATACTCTGCGTCATTGCCATGGTCAACAAGAATGAAGATTGCTGTTGGAGCAGCCAAAGGTCTATCCTTTCTTCATGAACAAAAGAAGCCAGTAATCTATAGAGATTTCAAGGCTTCAAACATCTTGTTAGACTCT GATTACAATGCAAAGCTATCAGATTTCGGGTTGGCAAAAGACGGGCCTGAAGGAGATGACACACACGTGTCAACACGAGTGATGGGGACACAAGGATATGCAGTACCGGAATACGTGATGACAGGTCACTTGACAGCAATGAGTGACGTGTACAGCTTCGGAGTGGTGCTGTTGGAGATGCTGACAGGAAGAAGATCAGTGGACAAGGGGCGTCCATCAAGAGAACAGAATCTGGTGGAATGGGCGAGGCCTGCACTCAACGATTCAAGGAAGCTGGGGAGGATCATGGATCCAAGGCTGGAGGGACAGTACTCTGAGATGGGTGCAAAGAAAGCAGCAGCCTTGGCTTACCAGTGCCTCAGCCATAGGCCTAGGAACCGTCCTTCTATGCCCGCCGTGGTTAAGATCCTTGAGCCACTCCAGGACTATGATGATGTCCCCATTGGACCCTTTGTTTACACTGTTCCAAATCATGATGATACCAACACTACCACAGATGCTCAAACTCCCAAGGAGCGGAAGAGAACTCACCATCGTAGGCATCCTCTCAAGTCGCCAAAGTCTTCACCAGATTCACACAATCACAATGCCGATGACAAATCCAATTAA